The Phosphitispora fastidiosa DNA segment AACCCCTGTCCGACTTCTTTAGTGGGTGGTCATAGGTTGACTGCCAGCCGCGCCGGGTTCCAAAACCTGCTCTCATAAATACTTGGTCGGCGCCTGATTTTGACAGTAACCCATCATAAATGATTTTAACATTTTTACCGTCGGAAGATGTGGGATCAGCCTTGATATGTGACCAGGAAACGTAGTCGCC contains these protein-coding regions:
- a CDS encoding carbohydrate-binding protein, with translation MIYLKSHNGEGDYVSWSHIKADPTSSDGKNVKIIYDGLLSKSGADQVFMRAGFGTRRGWQSTYDHPLKKSDRGWESPVLHMNDDQLNFCFKDSASNWDNNNGENWTYVIKD